The Longimicrobium sp. genome includes the window GCTCACCGCCTCGTTCGCCGGCGAGGCGCCGGAGCGGGTGCTGGAGGTGGTGGCGCTCGCCCTGGGCGCCGAGGTGGAGATGCGCGGGGACACCGCCGTGCTGCGCGCGCGATGAGCGGCGCCCGCGCGGCGCGGCTCCGGCGCGCTTTTCCCCGCGCGCTCGCCCTGCTGGCGCTCGCCGCCCCGGCGGCCGCGCGCGCGGCGCCCGCCTGCCCCGCGGGCGCGGGCGAAGCGTCTCCCCCGGCGCAGCGCTGGCCCGCCCCGCTCGACCGCACCCTCTCCTTCCACGCGCGCGACGTCTCGCTCCGCGACGCGCTCGACCGCCTGGCCGCGGCCGCGCGCCTGCGCATCTCCTACAGCGCCGACCTCCTCCCGCTGGAGCGGCGCGTCTGCGTCTCGCACGGCGCGGTGGCCGTGGGCGACGCGCTCGCGGAGCTGCTGCGCGGCACCCCGGTGGAGCCCGTGGTGGCCGGCGCCGACCACGTGGTCCTGGCGCCGCGCCGCGCGCGGGAGGAGGGCGCGGCGCCGGCCGAGCTGAGCCGGACCGTGGCGCTGGAGCGGATCGTGGTGACCGGGAGCGCCAGTGGCGGCCCGCAGCGGGGGCTCCCCGTGGCGCTGGACGTGATCGGCGGGGCGCAGCTGGGGCGCGCGGGGACGGAGCCGCTCACCCGGCTGCTCTCCGCCTCGCTCCCCGGCCCCTGGGCGTGGGAGCAGTCGCCGGCCAGCCTGGTGGCGCGCTACGGCGGCATCCGCGGCGCCAGCTCGTTCGGGGTGAGCCACCCCAAGGTGTTCATCGACGGGATCGAGGTGGCCAACCCGCTCCTGGTGACGCAGGTGGCGCCCGAGGCGGTGGAGCGCATCGAGGTGATCCGCGGGCCGCAGGGAGCCGCGCTCTACGGCACCGACGCCATCAGCGGGGTGATCAACATCGTCACCCGCCACGAGGGGACCGACACCGGCGCGCCGCGCCTGGGCCTGCGCACCGGGCTGGGGATGGCGAGGAGCGACTTCGCCCCGGGCGGCGCGCTGGCGCAGGAGCACGCGCTGACGCTGCGCGCGGGCGACGAAGTGCGCTCGGCGGGGCTCAGCCTGGGCCTCGGCGGCGTGGGCGAGTTCGTCCCCGGCGGGTCCAGCCGCTACCTGGTGGCCAGCGGCGGCGCGCGGCTGGTGGGCGCGCGGACGATCGTCACCGGGATCGCCCGCTTCTACGCCGCCCGCGCCGGCGTGGCCGCGAGCCCGGTCCTGGACGGCGTGCTCCCCGACACCGCGCCCGCGCGCCCCGGCCCCGCCGCGCCCGACGGGCAGCGGGTGCGCCAGTACACGCTGGGCGCCACGGCGAAGTACACCCCCGACGAGCGCTGGACGCACTCCCTGGTGGTCGGCGTCGACGGCGACCGGCTGAGCGGGCTGCTGGACGAGCGCACCCCGGTGCCCACCGCGGCCGAGGCCGCGCTGCGCGCCGCCGCCGGGGGCGCCGACCGCGGGACGCTGCGGATGAGCAGCGTGGCGCGGCTGGGCACCGTCGGCCGCGCGGACCTGGCGCTCACCCTGGTGGCCGAGCACTCGGTGCTGCGCGAGGAGGCGGGCGGCGGCGGCAGGCCGGGCGAGCCGCGCCAGGCGCTGGTGAGCTGGACGCACAGCACGGGGGTGGTGGCGCAGGGGAACGCCGCGCTGGGCGAGCGCCTCTACCTCACCGCCGGCCTGCGGGTGGAGCGCAACGAGGGGCTCGCCGGCGGCCGGTACGCGGCGCTCCCCGTGCTCGGCGGCGCCTGGGTCGCCGACCTGGGAGCCCTGGCGACGCTCAAGGTGCGCGCGGCGTACGGCAGGGGGATCCGCCCGGTGCGGAGTCCCCCGCGCGACAGCGCCTGGCCGGGGTTCCGCGCGCAGGCGCGGGGGGCGGGGCTGGAGCCGGAGGAGCAGTCGGGGGTGGAGGGGGGATTCGACCTGGCCTTCGGGCGCGCGCTCTCGCTGCAGGTCACCCGCTACCACCAGGTCGCCTCGGGGCTCATCCAGCGGGTGGCGCTCCCGGTCGACACCGCCTGGGGGACGGGCCCCCAGACGCCGTACGCGCCCCAGAACGTGGGCGAGATCTCCAACCGCGGGTGGGAGGCGCAGGGCTCGGCCGAGCTGGGGCGGCTCTCGCTCGCGGGCGCGCTGTCGCTGGTGGACAGCCGCGTCCGCCGCCTGGCCCCCGGCTACACGGGCGACCTGCGCCCCGGCGACCGCATGCTCGAGGTCCCCGCGCGCACGCTGAGCGTGACCGCCGCGTGGACGGCGCCGCGCTGGTCGGGGTCGCTGACCGCCTACCGCGCCTCGGACTGGATCGGCTACGACCGCCTGGCCCTGGCGCGCGACTTCGTCGCCGGGCAGTGGCGCGGCCACCACCTGGAGGGCGCCGCGCTGCGCGACTACTGGCTGCGGTACGGCGGCGTCACCCGCCTGGGCGCCACCGCCGCGGTGGACGTGCGCGGCCCGTTCGTGCTGGTGCTGACGGGCGACAACCTGCTGGACCGCCAGCGCGGCGAGCCCGACAACCTCACCGTCGTCCCCGGCCGCACCCTCACGCTGGGGCTGCGCGCCGAGTTCTGACTTCCCGTCAGGCATCCCCTGCCTGCCGTGCCGCTCCCGGGCCGCCCATCAGCCCGGGAGGGGCGCTTCGACTTCCGGACCCTCGTCCAGACCCACCTCGCTCCACCTGCCGCCCACGACGCGCTCTCTGACCAGCTCCTTCAAGGACGTTAGTTGCGCCAAGAAAACGACCGTTTGCCCCTTGACGAAGTTTACGGTGACAAACTAATGTTTCATCCCCAGATGTTTTTCTGTGTCGGCAAGAGTCCGGGGAAAGCGGCCCCGAACCGGAGCGTTCCCCCCGAAGCACCTCGGAGGCGCCCGCATGGCACGAGTTCTCGCCCTGCTGCCACACCCCGCCGCGGCCGAGCGCCTGCGCGCCGCGCTGGCGCCGGATGCCCGCCGCGAGCCCCCCTGCGAGCTCGCGTTCGCCCCCGCCTGGGGCGAGCTGCTGCGACAGGCGCGGGTGCGGCCTCCCGACGTGGTGGTGTTCGACCCCGACGCCGGCGTGGAGGGGTGCGAGGAGCTGCACGCCGCCCAGCCGGCCGTGGCGCTGCTGCCGTACGGGCGCTTCGACGGGGAGCGCGCGCGTGTCCTGCTGCGGCTCTCGCGCCTGGGCGTGAGAGAGGTGCTCATCCGCGGCCGCGACGACGACCCGCCCGCCATCCGCGCTCACGTGGCGGAGCTGCTCTGGCGCCCCCTGGTGGACGAGGTCACCGGCGCCCTGGGCGACCTGTTCCCCGACTCGCTGCAGCCGCTGCTGCTGCACCTGCTGTCGAACGCCGCCGCGCCGCTGGACCCCGCGCGGGCGGCCCGCTCGCAGTTCTGCCACGCCAAGACCCTGCGGGCGCGCCTGCGCCGGGCGGGGCTCCCCTCGCTCAACCGGCTGATCGTGTGGACGCGCCTCTTCCACGCCGCGCACCTGATGGCGAGCGCGGGGCGCTCCGCGGAGCAGGCGGCCCGGGCGATCGGCTACCCCTCGGCGGCCGCGCTCCGGACGCAGGTGCACCGGTACGCGGGACTGCGCGTGCGCGACCTGCGCCGCCCCGGCGGACTGCGCCGGCTACTCGAGGCTTTCCGCAAGCGGTGCTCGGAGTCGTTTTCTCTCTCAATGGCTGAATAGGATCTAAGCGGCGACGCGGTTCGGGGGAGTCGCGTGGCGGTTCGGCAGAGTTGCATTCACCTTTTGCGACGTATAGTAGAACCCGTTACGGTTGACGGTGCCGGTCGGCGCTTTCGCCGGCTGTCCCCCGCCGACGTTCGGCGGAAGGGGGAAGAGAACCGCCATCCTGGAGGACTCGCCATGCAATCCACCCGCCGGATCCTGGCCCTGGCCGCGCTCGCGCTCGGCACCACGCTGGCCGCCTGCTCCGACAGCGGCACCGCCCCGCAGCAGCAGGACGCAGATCCGCTCGTGGCGCGGCTGAACCGGGCAGCGAACGGCCAGGGCCGGGTCCTGTCCGTGACGAAGAAGGACGTGACGCTCCCCGGCGTGCCGGAGGGGATGCTGAAGCCTTCCACCCAGGCGGCCCTCCAGCCCTGCTACGAGACCATCGACGGGAATCCGTGCGAGCCCTACGAGCCGATCGACCCCACCTGCTACGGCAACTGCTCCTGGTTCGACGTGGACGCGTACGTGGCCGCCGGATGGCTGCAGACCACCAAGTACGCGAGCCTCGAGGGCAACCTGTACGCGTACGCCGGCTCGAGCAACAACTCCCTGAGCGTCTACTTCTACGGCGGCGGCAGCGTCAGCGGCTGCACGAGCAACCCGCCGCTCTTCGACAGCACCTACCTGACCGGCGGCAACGGCCCCCTCACGCTGGGCGCGAGCCGCTACATCGAGTACAACGGCGGCGTGTTCAGCTGGAAGGTCTACGTGGACGGCTGGTCGACGAACCAGTACGGCATCGACGGCAACGAGTGGGACCAGGCCAGCACCTGCTTCTGATCCCGGGGGGCGCCGCCGCGGCGCCCCGCCGGACCGCCCCTCCCGCCGCGTCCGGCGGGAGGGGGAAGAAAACCGTCATCCCCTGGAGGACTTCCCAATGCAATCCACCCGCCGGATCCTGGCCCTGGCCGCGCTCGCGCTCGGCACCACGCTGGCCGCCTGCTCCGACACCGGCACCGCGCCGCCGCGGCAGTCCGACGACCCCCTCGT containing:
- a CDS encoding TonB-dependent receptor; this encodes MSGARAARLRRAFPRALALLALAAPAAARAAPACPAGAGEASPPAQRWPAPLDRTLSFHARDVSLRDALDRLAAAARLRISYSADLLPLERRVCVSHGAVAVGDALAELLRGTPVEPVVAGADHVVLAPRRAREEGAAPAELSRTVALERIVVTGSASGGPQRGLPVALDVIGGAQLGRAGTEPLTRLLSASLPGPWAWEQSPASLVARYGGIRGASSFGVSHPKVFIDGIEVANPLLVTQVAPEAVERIEVIRGPQGAALYGTDAISGVINIVTRHEGTDTGAPRLGLRTGLGMARSDFAPGGALAQEHALTLRAGDEVRSAGLSLGLGGVGEFVPGGSSRYLVASGGARLVGARTIVTGIARFYAARAGVAASPVLDGVLPDTAPARPGPAAPDGQRVRQYTLGATAKYTPDERWTHSLVVGVDGDRLSGLLDERTPVPTAAEAALRAAAGGADRGTLRMSSVARLGTVGRADLALTLVAEHSVLREEAGGGGRPGEPRQALVSWTHSTGVVAQGNAALGERLYLTAGLRVERNEGLAGGRYAALPVLGGAWVADLGALATLKVRAAYGRGIRPVRSPPRDSAWPGFRAQARGAGLEPEEQSGVEGGFDLAFGRALSLQVTRYHQVASGLIQRVALPVDTAWGTGPQTPYAPQNVGEISNRGWEAQGSAELGRLSLAGALSLVDSRVRRLAPGYTGDLRPGDRMLEVPARTLSVTAAWTAPRWSGSLTAYRASDWIGYDRLALARDFVAGQWRGHHLEGAALRDYWLRYGGVTRLGATAAVDVRGPFVLVLTGDNLLDRQRGEPDNLTVVPGRTLTLGLRAEF